The genomic interval CAAGAAGCGCCATTTTTTTATTTTTTGGAAAATGAAAGAACTACATCAGTAGAAAATATTTGACATGAAGATTTAAATAGTGTATACTGTGTTTGAATGATGTATAAATTGAAAGAAATTCTAGTATTTAATATTTAAAGGTCTTTACATAGGTACCTTATATTAGTTGGATTGAATGGAGATTTATTACATGAAATCAAAATTTTTTATGGAGGTATCAAATGAAAGGTACAGTTAAATGGTTCAACCAAGAGAAAGGATTCGGATTCATCACTGGTGAAGATGGAAAGGATGTATTCGCACACTTCTCTCAAATTCAAAAGGACGGATTCAAAACTCTTAACGAGGGAGAAGAAGTAAC from Cetobacterium somerae ATCC BAA-474 carries:
- a CDS encoding cold-shock protein gives rise to the protein MKGTVKWFNQEKGFGFITGEDGKDVFAHFSQIQKDGFKTLNEGEEVTFDVTEGAKGPQATNIVVAK